Genomic window (Desulforapulum autotrophicum HRM2):
TTTGCATGGCGATCTACCGCTTCATGGGCAATATTAAATCCCCTGCCATCTGGCAACCCACTCAACTCGCTGGAAATATTTTCCCAGGAAAAATCAGCACAGGCGGCATCATAATCAAGGAGATTGGGTTGAACCCGGTGATGCCCCTTTGTTTTCGTTATCGTTTGCCAACCCATTTTTCTCTGCTCCTGTGGAGTGCTGGCATTCATTTCGTCTAATAACAATTATAAATAAAATTAAGCGCTTTAGTGATAAGGAAGGTCAATTGAATATTGTATTAACTGAGCATCATAGTTTCATAAAAGAATCATCATTTCAATATTTTTATCTCAACTTTCGGACTTGAATTTTAAGGTATAATTCTTTGTCTGCCCGATTTACCACGGTGATATCATCAACCACCCCTTTGAAAGCTTGATAAACCTTTTGAAATGTCATAAATACTATATTGAATTGTCTGCAGACATGGAGATCAAGAAATTCAGGAAGAAAAGGGAAGCGTATGGACAATAAGGATACTGGAAAACAGGTATCAGATCAAATATTAGCGGCCTTTGTAAAGACCGGTATTTTAAGCCCTGTAAAGGCTAAGACCGCCCTGCGGGTAAAATCCAAGCTGTCTCCGGGAAAAACCATTGTTGATGTTGTTAAGGATCTTAAATATGCGACTTCTGAACAGCTCAAAGAGGTTTTTCGATCAAGCCACCTCTCCCTGAGGATCGGGGATATCCTTGTGGAATTCGGGTATCTTACTCCTGAAAGACTTCGTTCTGCCCTGGATATTCAGAAAACTGACATCAAAAAGCAGCTTGGCCAGATTATCATTGAGCATCAATTCATGAGCGAGAGCGATTTTCTTGATGCTTTATCCGTCCAACTGGGATTTCCCTACGTCAATCTTTCGGTTGAAGACCTTGATACGGAACTTCTCAACCAGGCACCCATACAATGGTGCAGGTCCAATCATTTTTTGCCCGTGCGCAGCAAAGAGGATAAAGTGATTGTGGCATTTGCCGATCCCTTTGACAAGGCATCCATTGATAGCGCCAGGAAATTGTACGGAGAGAACCTGATTATTGCCATTTCCTCCCCAGGCTCCATTGAAAAATATCTGGATCAATTAATAGAGGGAAAAACAAAATCCAGGCCTGTAATTGATGAAAATACAGCCATTGGTATCGTGAACACCATCATCAGCGCCGCCATTCAGCAGGGGGCCAGCGATATACATATGGAGCCCATGAAGAACAAGCTCCAGGTAAAATTCAGAATAGACGGTATTCTGGTGATCTACAAGGAGTTTCCCCGGGATGTTATGGCCATGGTTACGGCACGCATAAAGGTGATGAGCAAAGCAAATATTGCTGAAAAAAGACGTCACCAGGATGGCCGGATGTCCTTTGAAGACCGGGGAAACACCTATGATCTCCGGGTTTCCATCTATGTGGCCATATTTGGTGAAAAAATTGTCCTGAGGGTTCTGAACCGGATTGATCAGATCATTCACATTGAGGACATCGGTATGCAGCCCAAAATGCTGGAGTGCTACCTGCGGGATGTTCTGAGTGTACCCAGCGGTGTCCTGATTATTACCGGCCCCACAGGATCTGGAAAAACAACCACCCTGTACTCTTGTCTCAATTATATTAAAAAACCGGAATTGAGCATTATCACAGCGGAAGACCCCGTGGAATATGTGATGGAGGGCATTACCCAGTGTTCCATTGACCCCAATATCAACCTGACCTATGAAGAGACCCTTCGCCACGTGGTGCGCCAAGACCCGGATATCATCGTAATCGGTGAAATCAGGGACAACTATTCTGCTGATGTGGCTGTCCATGCCGCCCTTACCGGGCATAAGGTTCTGACCTCATTTCATACTGAAGACAGTATAAGTGGGCTTATCCGGTTGATGAATATGGAGATTGAAGCGTTTTTGATCTCATCAACCGTGGTGTGCGTCCTGTCCCAGAGGCTATTGCGAAAAGTGTGCAGGCATTGCGCACAGCCCTATAAACCATCTTCCCTGGAACTTAAGCTTCTGGGGTATGCTCCCCAGGACATTGCCCGGTATAAATTCATGAAAGGCACTGGATGCCCGGCCTGTAATTACACCGGATATAAGGGCAGGATCCCTGTCTTTGAAATGCTGGTTCTCAACGAGTATGTCAGGGAAGCAATTCTCAACCATAAGTCCAGTTATGAAATCAGGAAAATAAGTATTGATACCACAAATCTTGTCACATTAATGGAAGATGCCGTTTCCAAAGCAGTTGTAGGAATAACCACCCTGGATGAAATTTTCAGGTGCGTGCCAAGGTTGATCTTGCCAAGACCGGTCCCGGAAATAAATCGTTTGTTAGGAGTGTAGTTTAGATGAACAAGGAACTAAAAATAATAGATATCGTTCAGCAGTATATTGCCAGTGAAAATTCTTTCCCCGTATTAAACCCCCAGGCCATTAAACTCCAAAATGAAATCATAAAAAACGACCCTGATTTTGATGCTGTAAAAAAACTTATCCGCACAGATCCGACCCTGACCAGTGAAATTTTAAAGATTGCAAACTCACCCTTTTACAAAGGACTGGGTGAGGTAGAAACGATCCGGGATGCCCTGGTAAGGCTGGGACAGAATGAACTGATAAATATTGTCATGCGGGTGATCCATAAACAGAACTTTTCATCTGCTAATCCCATGATCAAGGAATTCCAGAAGCGGCTGTGGAATCATTCTGTGGCCTGTGCCATTGGAACCCTGTGGACAACCCGATATCTTAAAATGGAAGATCTTATTCCCAAAGCCTTTATCTCTGGCCTGCTCCATGACATGGGAAAGCTGTGTCTTCTTTCAGCCTTGGAAAAAATGCTTGTTACAGAGATTTCGGGATTCAATCCCACCCCAAATCTTGTGGATAAAATCCTGGACAATCTCCATACCCAGCAGGGATATGAATTGTTAACCAGGTGGCATCTGCCAGCCCAGTATTGCGATATTGCAAAGGAGCACCATAACGAGGAATATGATTCTTCTGATATTCTCCTGACCATTGTCAGACTGGTAAATATGGTCTGTAATAAAATGGAAAAAAATGACCCTGACCAGGACCTGACATTTATTATCGGCTCAAAAGAGGCGGATATACTGGGCATCTCTGAAACAGGGGTTGCTCTGCTTGAAATCGCCCTGGAAGATGCCCAAGGAAAGCAATAATCCGAAATTCAAACGATTACTATTGTTCGACTTTTTTGCTCGAACGATTTATTTATGAACCCATGCCTAACTTTTAAACTCGTTGAACAGGAACCCCATCAATTTGAAGCGTTTCAATATCTGCGTTGTAAGTATTTATTGAACATCTCAATCCAGATGCGGTTTGCCTATCCGTATAATCTCTTTGACATGGGTATCATTTGCCCATAGATAGTGGTTGACTGAAAACCTGTGTTTGGATGGCTCGAAGAGGAGCTATGCTCACAAACTTGCCCATATGCAAGGCGCAAGCAAAGCTGAAACCGGAGTGTACTGGAGTACATGGGGCCCGATTTATAATTTGGCAGGTTTGTGCAGCAACGCGGCAGATGGGTGAGTTTTCGTTCAAACAATTAGGAAACAGGGATAAAAAATGGAACAGATCGCCCTTCGCTTGCATCCCGGTCAGGATCTTAAACGAGAGATTGATCGGCTTATGGAAGCCAGACAAATTAAAGCGGCATGTATATTAACCTGCGTTGGCAGTTTAACCCGGGCGGTGCTGCGTTTTGCCAACCAGAAAAATTCTGAAATCCTTACCGGACATTTTGAAATCGTTTCCCTTACAGGCGTACTGTCGGACAAGGGCTCCCACTGCCACATGGCTGTTTCAGATGAACAAGGTACAACGTTGGGTGCCCACTTGATGGAAGGCTGCAAAATATATACGACGGCAGAGATTGTCATTGGCATTCTTCCCGATTGCAGCTTTCTTAGAACCTTTGATCCCCAGACCGGATATCCTGAGCTTGAAATTGTTAAAGGAGAATGACAATGGGTTTTTCTGAAAATATTAAAGAAAATTTTACCACCACGGTTATGGTTCTCATGGGTGCGGCCATTGTTATCAATATTGCTGCCGGGCAATTGGTATCCCTGCTTAAACTTCCCATTTTTCTGGATTCCATAGGCACTGTTCTCGTGGGTATAATGGCCGGCCCCTGGGCAGGCGGTTTAACAGGATTGCTGACGAATCTTATCTGGGGAATGATCTCCTCGCCCGTGGCTGCAGCCTTTTCCCCCGTAGCCATGGCCATCGGCATCGCCGCCGGCCTATGCGCAAGATATGGACTCTTCAGGACCTGGTGGCTGGCAATCCTCAGCGGTATCATCATTACCGTTTTCAATGCCCTGGTTGCTGTGCCGATCAGACTGTATATGTTTGGCGGAATTACCGGTTCTGGTGCTGATTTTGTCACTTCCTATATGCTTGCCCTGGGTAACGATCTGTTTGGGTCCGTGGTTGTCACTGTTTTTACCTCCAATCTTATTGATAAAATCGTAACGGCTGTATTGTCCTGGATAATTGTCAATGCATTGCCAAAAAGAACTGCAGACCGTTTGCCACAAGTCAATGCAGTCACGCCCAAAAATTAATGCACGCTCTCCTGTTGTTGCTATAATATGCGACCCCGTACATCCTTTCCCACACTTTTTATTGATGGGAATTCATGGCTTCACCAAACCCACCCGTTTAATAAACTAGGCTATATGCTTTTAACCGGGGTCTCTGTTTATTTACTTCCCGGGGGATGGTTGACGAATGTTGCCTTGCTGTTGATCAACCTGGGCTTTTCGTTAAGTGCCGGGATATTCAAGACGTCCTGGAAAGTTGTCTGGAAAACCATGCTGCCCCTGGCCTTTTTCATGGTATTGATCCACGGGGTTCTTTATCCAGAAAACCATACCATACTCCTTGACCTTCAATGGTTCAATTTCTACCAGGAAGGATTGGTGTTCGCAGTTAACACAATTTTAAGATTAGTGATTCTATTGACGGCTTCGCTGCTTTTTGTTCTCACAACCCACCCGGCAGATTTGATCAGCACCCTATCCCAGACAGCCGGGTCACCCACCCTTGCCTATCTGATCGGCAGCCCGCTGCTTTTACTTCCAGCCATGGGTGAACGTATTGTGGCAATTCAATCTGCCCAGCGGTCAAGGGGACTTGACACAGAGGGAAATCTTCTCAAACGCTTTTTGGGATTGCCACCACTTTTTATCCCCCTGGTTATCGGATCACTCATGGAAGTGGAACAGCGATCCGTTGCCCTTGAATTACGTGGATTTAAGTCAAAAAACCCAAAAACCCATGTCAGAACGATTTCCGATTCAATGCTGCAAAGACGAATGAGATGGCTGATGCTGATCCTTACAATATGCATTATCATTTATGGGGTAGTCGGGTGACACAGTCCGGAATCGAGATTGAAAATCTAAGCTATCACTACCCCGGAACGGCCAATGCCTCACTGAAAAATGTGTCCCTTAAAATTTCAAACGGAGAATTTGCTGCCATCATCGGTGGAAACAATTCAGGAAAATCCACCCTTTGCCATGCCATTTCGGGCATTGTTCCCCATTTATATCACGGCAGGATACAGGGGAGAATCAGGGTAAACGGGACAGATATCTCCACCATGGACATGGGTGAGATCGCCCAGGATGTCGGGATGGTCATGCAGATACCCAGGAATCAATTATCCGGTTTTTGTTATACGGTATTTGAGGAAGTGGCCTTGGGTCTTGAAAATCAAGGGTTGCAAAAGGAGAAAATCATACACCGGGTTCAACGAGTCCTGGGGATGACAGGCCTTGAAGATTTAGCCCAAAGATCACCCCATCAACTATCCGGTGGCCAGCAGCAGCGGTTGATTTTAGCCGTTGCCATTGCGCTAGAACCCTCCTTTCTGGTGCTGGATGAACCCACCACCTTCCTGGACCCCATGGGAGCAAAAGAGGTATTTAACCTCCTGCACAAACTCAACAAAAAAGGCACAACCATTATCATTGCAGAGCAACGACTGGAGTTCATAGCAGAATATGCAGGCCGGGTCATCGTTCTCAAAGACGGGGCAACGGTTTTGGACGGCAGCGCCCAGGAGATATTGACCTCACCGGTCTTAAAAGAGGTAAATATGGAATGGACACGGTTTACACGGGTGGCAGCACTGGCCCGAACAAAAGGCCTTTGGACTGCTGGCGAACCCTTATCCGCATCGTTTTCCACCACGATCAAGGGACTAACAAAAAAATGAACCCAAAAGAAATTCAAGTTCATGCCGACAACCTGACTTTTAAATATTCCAGCGAAATAATTGCATTACAAAACATCTTTCTCAAGATAATTGCCGGAGAACGAGTCGCTCTGATTGGTCACAATGGGTCAGGAAAAACCACCCTTGCCAGGCACCTCAACGGGTTACTATACCCTTTCTCAGGCAAATTATGGATACAGGGCATTGATTCATCAACCCAAAGGGTCTCCCAACTGGCAAAAAAAGTGGCCCTTTTATTTCAAAATCCAGACGATCAGATTTGCAAGCGTGTGGTCAGGGATGAGGTTGCATTTGGTCCCCGGAATTTAGGGTATCCCAAAGAAAAAACAGACCGGCTGGTAAACTGGGCTTTATCTGATTTTGATTTATTACCATTCCAAAGAACAAATCCCCATGATTTGGGGTTGAGTGAACGTAAAAGAGTGGCAATGGCATCCATCCTGTCAATGGATACCCCCATTATTGTTTTTGACGAGCCCACTGCAGGACTTGACCCATATGAAATAAGGCTGTTCATCACCACCCTGCAAAGACTGAAGGATCGAGGAAAAACCGTTCTGATCATCACCCATGACA
Coding sequences:
- a CDS encoding energy-coupling factor transporter transmembrane component T family protein, yielding MRPRTSFPTLFIDGNSWLHQTHPFNKLGYMLLTGVSVYLLPGGWLTNVALLLINLGFSLSAGIFKTSWKVVWKTMLPLAFFMVLIHGVLYPENHTILLDLQWFNFYQEGLVFAVNTILRLVILLTASLLFVLTTHPADLISTLSQTAGSPTLAYLIGSPLLLLPAMGERIVAIQSAQRSRGLDTEGNLLKRFLGLPPLFIPLVIGSLMEVEQRSVALELRGFKSKNPKTHVRTISDSMLQRRMRWLMLILTICIIIYGVVG
- a CDS encoding energy-coupling factor ABC transporter ATP-binding protein → MTQSGIEIENLSYHYPGTANASLKNVSLKISNGEFAAIIGGNNSGKSTLCHAISGIVPHLYHGRIQGRIRVNGTDISTMDMGEIAQDVGMVMQIPRNQLSGFCYTVFEEVALGLENQGLQKEKIIHRVQRVLGMTGLEDLAQRSPHQLSGGQQQRLILAVAIALEPSFLVLDEPTTFLDPMGAKEVFNLLHKLNKKGTTIIIAEQRLEFIAEYAGRVIVLKDGATVLDGSAQEILTSPVLKEVNMEWTRFTRVAALARTKGLWTAGEPLSASFSTTIKGLTKK
- a CDS encoding PPC domain-containing DNA-binding protein — translated: MEQIALRLHPGQDLKREIDRLMEARQIKAACILTCVGSLTRAVLRFANQKNSEILTGHFEIVSLTGVLSDKGSHCHMAVSDEQGTTLGAHLMEGCKIYTTAEIVIGILPDCSFLRTFDPQTGYPELEIVKGE
- a CDS encoding HDOD domain-containing protein produces the protein MNKELKIIDIVQQYIASENSFPVLNPQAIKLQNEIIKNDPDFDAVKKLIRTDPTLTSEILKIANSPFYKGLGEVETIRDALVRLGQNELINIVMRVIHKQNFSSANPMIKEFQKRLWNHSVACAIGTLWTTRYLKMEDLIPKAFISGLLHDMGKLCLLSALEKMLVTEISGFNPTPNLVDKILDNLHTQQGYELLTRWHLPAQYCDIAKEHHNEEYDSSDILLTIVRLVNMVCNKMEKNDPDQDLTFIIGSKEADILGISETGVALLEIALEDAQGKQ
- a CDS encoding energy-coupling factor ABC transporter ATP-binding protein, with the protein product MNPKEIQVHADNLTFKYSSEIIALQNIFLKIIAGERVALIGHNGSGKTTLARHLNGLLYPFSGKLWIQGIDSSTQRVSQLAKKVALLFQNPDDQICKRVVRDEVAFGPRNLGYPKEKTDRLVNWALSDFDLLPFQRTNPHDLGLSERKRVAMASILSMDTPIIVFDEPTAGLDPYEIRLFITTLQRLKDRGKTVLIITHDMDFVAENIPRTICLQNGKKVFDGSSRELFSNHELLSSCRLLPPQVVRLSIHFQQTTTAMTPEEFIDGF
- a CDS encoding GspE/PulE family protein; amino-acid sequence: MDNKDTGKQVSDQILAAFVKTGILSPVKAKTALRVKSKLSPGKTIVDVVKDLKYATSEQLKEVFRSSHLSLRIGDILVEFGYLTPERLRSALDIQKTDIKKQLGQIIIEHQFMSESDFLDALSVQLGFPYVNLSVEDLDTELLNQAPIQWCRSNHFLPVRSKEDKVIVAFADPFDKASIDSARKLYGENLIIAISSPGSIEKYLDQLIEGKTKSRPVIDENTAIGIVNTIISAAIQQGASDIHMEPMKNKLQVKFRIDGILVIYKEFPRDVMAMVTARIKVMSKANIAEKRRHQDGRMSFEDRGNTYDLRVSIYVAIFGEKIVLRVLNRIDQIIHIEDIGMQPKMLECYLRDVLSVPSGVLIITGPTGSGKTTTLYSCLNYIKKPELSIITAEDPVEYVMEGITQCSIDPNINLTYEETLRHVVRQDPDIIVIGEIRDNYSADVAVHAALTGHKVLTSFHTEDSISGLIRLMNMEIEAFLISSTVVCVLSQRLLRKVCRHCAQPYKPSSLELKLLGYAPQDIARYKFMKGTGCPACNYTGYKGRIPVFEMLVLNEYVREAILNHKSSYEIRKISIDTTNLVTLMEDAVSKAVVGITTLDEIFRCVPRLILPRPVPEINRLLGV
- a CDS encoding ECF transporter S component, coding for MGFSENIKENFTTTVMVLMGAAIVINIAAGQLVSLLKLPIFLDSIGTVLVGIMAGPWAGGLTGLLTNLIWGMISSPVAAAFSPVAMAIGIAAGLCARYGLFRTWWLAILSGIIITVFNALVAVPIRLYMFGGITGSGADFVTSYMLALGNDLFGSVVVTVFTSNLIDKIVTAVLSWIIVNALPKRTADRLPQVNAVTPKN